The following coding sequences are from one Ancylobacter sp. TS-1 window:
- a CDS encoding DUF3971 domain-containing protein, with protein sequence MRRAAKACVEQACAEPAGGRRWLRVCYWSGGSLICAGVVVVALAYLLFVTGVVTIDMARPYVERALESRLGEGRTVEIGGILADRAPEGGMVLHATDIVVRDAGGDVIAVAPQAEVALQDRWLPWLMQPKRVDLVGVRLNVLIDAQGQLAVSTEGGAAIASPDHPIATLPAPSAAPGEVSPAALAHEGSPAGTSQAPPLAAPFAPLRLTALAALAHQIDRGGLDGGTLSSIGLRDGVVVIRSEASGRSWTFDDIDLSLSRPHEGGVTFDLTAGGTDGPWSAQATIGALVDGRRDLVLAIRDLAPRDLLLAAGKADGDILATSPLTVDLKASIDNFGLLLASEGRLGVGAGELQLGSDAAGRMLVEEASIAFAIDPAQRLIDLTSVTVQAGPFAMDLTGEVRMPADAAGKWTLTTRTSRASFSGGGPFAEKVPPFVLDDNAAVLSFDPAGQRLAIERGELKGPQGGVTIGGALDLGAAVPSLSMSVSATPMSATSLIRLWPVLAAPEPRRWVYDNLVAGDVTHAEIFFKAPLASIGRKDRPLADDALNIDITGTNGRFVPVVGLPTIGEANVAVRVTGRTAHVDVAKGVMETPGRRRLNISEAVFDVPDTAPAKPDAKVRVAVNGSAAAAIELAAMPALRTPGVFPVDVQTVNGTIDGTAQINIRLSENIQPSDVDYAFDADLTNFDASKVAFGQNLDDAKVRVFVTPAATVLRGQGKVGGAPASFEYSRPASGDITFVLAATLDDAAREKLGLDLGGMSGSVGVKVSGIVGPKSKTADVDIDLTNARLAELVPGWSKPAGKPARLTAKATLTSAGTRLEDLVVTGQGVNIRGTVELDSKSALVSANLPTFQLSDGDKASVKVENADGALKITVRGEVIEARAFLKDLMEAPIAGQQNVKPADIDLDVKLGVVVGNNGETMRQAALTLSRRNGDLRAFSLGALVGRDGGVNGDLATQGNGRPRLRVATSDAGALLRFINLYARIYGGDMWVDIDAPRGDGKAQLGTVNMRDFIIRGEPGLDRLIAAAPKTGGDGRPQPGSAIVFRKLQVEFQRSAEQLSIREGAIWGPTIGSTFDGTLDFASDRIAVRGTYVPAYGLNNLFSRLPVVGFFLGGGQNEGLVGVTYEIVGPLSGPTLRVNPISAIAPGFLRKIFEFRQAPDPTPPAVVPTR encoded by the coding sequence ATGCGTCGCGCGGCCAAAGCGTGTGTGGAGCAGGCGTGCGCGGAGCCCGCCGGCGGTCGCCGTTGGCTGCGCGTCTGCTACTGGTCGGGCGGCTCGCTCATCTGCGCCGGTGTCGTCGTCGTCGCCCTTGCCTATCTGCTGTTCGTTACCGGCGTCGTGACCATCGACATGGCGCGCCCCTATGTCGAGCGCGCGCTCGAATCCCGGCTTGGCGAGGGACGCACGGTCGAGATTGGCGGCATTCTGGCCGACCGCGCGCCGGAGGGCGGCATGGTTCTGCACGCCACCGACATCGTGGTGCGCGATGCCGGCGGCGATGTGATCGCCGTCGCCCCGCAGGCGGAAGTGGCGCTTCAGGATCGCTGGCTGCCCTGGCTGATGCAACCCAAGCGCGTCGATCTCGTCGGCGTCCGGCTGAACGTCCTGATCGACGCGCAGGGCCAGCTTGCCGTTTCCACCGAGGGCGGCGCGGCCATCGCCTCGCCCGACCATCCCATCGCCACGCTTCCTGCGCCGTCGGCGGCACCGGGGGAAGTCAGCCCGGCCGCCCTCGCGCATGAGGGGAGCCCTGCGGGCACGTCGCAGGCGCCGCCGCTGGCGGCGCCCTTCGCCCCGCTGCGGCTCACCGCGCTGGCCGCGCTCGCCCACCAGATCGACCGCGGCGGTCTCGACGGCGGCACGCTGAGTTCCATCGGCCTGCGCGACGGCGTCGTCGTCATCCGCAGCGAGGCCAGCGGGCGCAGCTGGACCTTCGACGATATCGACCTGTCCCTGTCGCGTCCGCACGAGGGCGGCGTGACCTTCGACCTCACGGCCGGGGGCACCGACGGGCCGTGGTCGGCGCAGGCCACCATCGGCGCACTGGTCGATGGCCGCCGCGATCTGGTTCTGGCCATCCGCGACCTTGCCCCGCGCGACCTGCTTCTTGCCGCCGGCAAGGCCGATGGCGACATCCTCGCCACCTCACCGCTTACCGTCGACCTCAAGGCCAGCATCGACAATTTCGGGCTGCTGCTGGCGAGCGAGGGGCGCCTCGGCGTCGGCGCCGGCGAACTCCAACTCGGCTCCGACGCGGCGGGCCGCATGCTCGTCGAGGAAGCCTCCATCGCCTTCGCGATCGATCCCGCCCAGCGCCTGATCGACCTGACCTCGGTGACGGTGCAGGCCGGACCCTTCGCCATGGACCTGACCGGCGAGGTACGCATGCCCGCCGACGCGGCGGGCAAATGGACCCTCACCACGCGCACGTCCCGCGCGAGTTTCAGCGGTGGTGGCCCGTTTGCCGAGAAGGTGCCGCCCTTCGTCCTCGACGACAACGCGGCCGTCCTGTCCTTCGATCCGGCGGGCCAGCGCCTCGCCATCGAGCGTGGCGAGCTGAAGGGACCGCAGGGCGGCGTGACCATTGGCGGGGCGCTCGATCTCGGCGCCGCCGTGCCCTCGCTCTCGATGAGCGTGTCAGCGACGCCGATGTCGGCCACCTCGCTGATCCGGCTCTGGCCGGTCCTGGCGGCGCCGGAGCCGCGCCGCTGGGTCTACGACAATCTGGTCGCCGGCGATGTGACTCACGCCGAGATCTTCTTCAAGGCGCCGCTGGCCTCGATCGGCCGCAAGGACCGGCCGCTCGCGGACGACGCGCTGAACATCGACATTACCGGCACCAATGGCCGTTTCGTCCCGGTGGTGGGGCTGCCGACCATCGGCGAGGCCAACGTCGCCGTGCGCGTGACCGGGCGCACCGCCCATGTCGACGTCGCCAAGGGCGTCATGGAGACGCCGGGCCGGCGCCGGCTCAACATCAGCGAGGCGGTGTTCGACGTGCCCGACACCGCGCCGGCCAAGCCCGACGCCAAGGTGCGGGTGGCGGTGAACGGCTCGGCCGCCGCCGCCATCGAGCTTGCCGCCATGCCGGCCCTGCGCACGCCCGGCGTGTTCCCGGTGGACGTGCAGACCGTGAACGGGACCATAGACGGCACGGCGCAGATCAACATCAGGCTGTCGGAGAACATCCAGCCCTCCGACGTCGACTACGCCTTCGATGCCGATCTCACCAATTTCGATGCCAGCAAGGTGGCGTTCGGCCAGAATCTCGACGACGCCAAGGTGCGCGTCTTTGTGACCCCCGCCGCCACCGTGCTGCGCGGACAGGGCAAGGTCGGCGGCGCGCCGGCGAGCTTCGAGTACAGCCGCCCGGCCAGCGGCGACATCACCTTCGTGCTCGCCGCGACGCTCGACGACGCCGCCCGCGAGAAGCTCGGCCTCGATCTCGGCGGCATGTCGGGATCGGTGGGCGTGAAGGTATCGGGCATAGTCGGCCCCAAGTCGAAGACTGCCGATGTCGATATCGACCTCACCAATGCGCGTCTGGCCGAGCTGGTGCCGGGCTGGTCGAAGCCGGCGGGCAAGCCGGCGCGCCTGACCGCCAAGGCGACGCTGACGAGCGCGGGCACGCGGCTGGAAGACCTCGTGGTGACGGGGCAGGGCGTCAACATACGCGGCACCGTCGAGCTTGATTCCAAATCCGCGCTGGTGAGCGCCAACCTGCCGACCTTCCAGCTCTCGGACGGCGACAAGGCGAGCGTGAAGGTCGAGAATGCCGACGGGGCGCTGAAGATCACGGTGCGCGGCGAGGTGATCGAGGCCCGCGCCTTCCTCAAGGACCTGATGGAAGCCCCGATTGCCGGCCAGCAGAACGTCAAGCCGGCCGACATCGACCTCGATGTGAAGCTCGGGGTCGTGGTCGGCAACAATGGCGAGACCATGCGCCAGGCCGCGCTCACCCTCTCGCGCCGCAACGGCGACCTGCGCGCCTTCTCGCTCGGTGCGCTGGTCGGGCGCGACGGCGGGGTCAATGGCGACCTTGCCACGCAGGGCAACGGACGCCCGCGCCTGCGCGTCGCCACCAGCGATGCCGGCGCGCTGCTGCGCTTCATCAACCTGTATGCGCGCATCTATGGCGGCGACATGTGGGTCGACATCGACGCGCCGCGCGGAGACGGCAAGGCCCAATTGGGCACGGTCAACATGCGCGACTTCATCATCCGCGGCGAGCCCGGCCTCGACCGGCTGATCGCCGCCGCGCCGAAGACCGGCGGCGACGGGCGCCCGCAGCCGGGCTCAGCCATTGTCTTCCGCAAGCTTCAGGTCGAATTCCAGCGCTCCGCCGAGCAGCTTTCGATCCGCGAAGGGGCGATCTGGGGACCGACCATCGGCTCCACCTTCGACGGCACGCTCGATTTCGCCAGCGACCGCATCGCGGTGCGCGGCACCTATGTGCCGGCCTATGGGCTGAACAACCTGTTCAGCCGGCTGCCCGTTGTCGGATTCTTCCTCGGCGGCGGCCAGAACGAGGGGCTGGTGGGCGTCACCTACGAGATCGTCGGACCGCTTTCGGGTCCGACGCTGCGGGTGAACCCGATCTCCGCCATCGCGCCGGGTTTCCTGCGCAAGATCTTCGAGTTTCGGCAGGCGCCCGACCCGACCCCGCCCGCCGTGGTGCCGACGCGGTAG
- the tyrS gene encoding tyrosine--tRNA ligase yields MSTFKSDFLRTLQERGFIHQISDEAGLDDLFAKETVTAYIGFDPTAPSLHAGGLIQIMMLHWLQKTGHRAVSLMGGGTGMVGDPSFKDEARQLMTVDTIEANIASIKRVFSNYLTYGEGPTDALMINNAEWLRGLNYLEFLRDVGRHFSVNRMLSFDSVKTRLEREQSLSFLEFNYMILQAYDFVELSKRYGVRLQMGGSDQWGNIINGIDLGHRMGTPQLYALTSPLLTTASGAKMGKSVNGAVWLNADLLGPYEFWQYWRNTEDADVERFLKLYTTLPMDEIARLAQEAKGSAINEVKKLLATEITALLHGRAAAEAAAETARKTFEEGAISGDLPTVEVPARELEEGIGVLAAFAEKAGLVASNGEARRQVKGGGLKVNDAAVTDEKAVLTARDLTPEGVIKLSLGKKKHVLLKPV; encoded by the coding sequence ATGAGCACGTTCAAATCCGATTTCCTCCGCACCCTCCAGGAGCGCGGCTTCATCCACCAGATCTCCGATGAAGCCGGCCTCGACGACCTCTTCGCGAAGGAAACCGTCACCGCCTATATCGGCTTCGACCCGACGGCGCCGAGCCTGCATGCCGGCGGCCTGATCCAGATCATGATGCTGCACTGGCTGCAGAAGACCGGCCATCGCGCCGTCTCGCTGATGGGCGGCGGCACCGGCATGGTCGGCGACCCCTCCTTCAAGGACGAGGCGCGCCAGCTGATGACGGTCGACACGATCGAGGCCAACATCGCCTCGATCAAGCGCGTCTTCTCGAACTACCTCACCTATGGCGAGGGCCCCACCGACGCGCTGATGATCAACAATGCCGAATGGCTGCGCGGCCTCAACTATCTCGAGTTCCTGCGCGATGTCGGCCGGCATTTCTCGGTCAACCGCATGCTGTCCTTCGACAGCGTGAAGACGCGGCTGGAGCGCGAGCAGTCGCTGTCCTTCCTCGAATTCAACTACATGATCCTGCAAGCCTACGACTTCGTCGAACTGTCGAAGCGCTACGGCGTGCGCCTCCAGATGGGCGGCTCCGACCAGTGGGGCAACATCATCAACGGCATCGATCTCGGCCACCGCATGGGCACGCCCCAGCTCTACGCGCTGACATCGCCGCTCCTCACCACCGCCTCCGGCGCCAAGATGGGCAAGTCGGTCAATGGCGCCGTGTGGCTGAACGCCGACCTGCTCGGCCCCTACGAGTTCTGGCAGTACTGGCGCAACACCGAGGACGCCGACGTCGAGCGCTTCCTCAAGCTCTACACCACCCTGCCGATGGACGAGATCGCCCGTCTCGCGCAGGAGGCCAAGGGCTCGGCCATCAACGAGGTGAAGAAGCTCCTCGCCACCGAGATCACCGCCCTTCTGCACGGCCGGGCGGCGGCGGAAGCGGCGGCCGAGACGGCGCGCAAGACCTTCGAGGAAGGCGCGATTTCCGGCGACCTGCCCACCGTCGAGGTGCCCGCCCGCGAGCTTGAGGAAGGCATCGGCGTGCTCGCCGCCTTCGCCGAGAAGGCCGGGCTGGTCGCCTCCAATGGCGAGGCGCGCCGGCAGGTGAAGGGCGGCGGGCTCAAGGTGAACGACGCCGCCGTCACCGACGAGAAGGCGGTGCTGACCGCCCGCGACCTGACGCCCGAAGGCGTCATCAAGCTCTCTCTCGGCAAGAAGAAGCACGTGCTGCTGAAGCCGGTGTGA
- a CDS encoding anhydro-N-acetylmuramic acid kinase, with product MPRPLKAIGLMSGTSLDGVDVALIETDGESVAAFGPDLTLPYDARDRALFTQALEEAHALTDRDARPGILAEAERRLTERHAQALAAFFDAHPGHRDVAALGFHGQTVLHRPEIGLTVQIGDGPALARAVRTLTGAPGPTLVYDLRAADVAAGGQGAPLVPVYHRALARGLSLPGPLLVLNLGGVANITFIDGEANPIACDTGPANALIDDFMKARTGVPLDRDGAAAAMGRVDEAALVRLLDHPFFARRPPKSLDRNDFRAWVAAQGGLEAMSVEDGTATLTALTAACVGAVLAHLPTRPATLIAAGGGAHNPTLLRFLRERLGVEVRAADAVGWSTDALEAQAFAFLAVRALRGLPLSFPTTTGVPRPLSGGVIVPPAPAA from the coding sequence ATGCCCCGTCCCCTGAAGGCGATCGGCCTGATGAGCGGAACCTCGCTCGACGGCGTGGACGTGGCGCTGATCGAAACCGACGGCGAGAGCGTCGCCGCCTTCGGCCCCGACCTGACCCTGCCTTATGACGCTCGGGATCGTGCCCTGTTCACGCAGGCGCTGGAGGAGGCGCACGCACTCACCGACCGCGACGCCCGTCCGGGCATCCTTGCCGAGGCCGAGCGGCGGCTGACCGAGCGCCACGCGCAGGCGCTGGCGGCCTTCTTCGACGCGCATCCCGGCCATCGCGACGTTGCCGCCCTCGGCTTCCACGGCCAGACCGTGCTGCACCGGCCGGAGATCGGCCTCACCGTGCAGATCGGCGACGGGCCGGCGCTGGCGCGGGCGGTGCGCACGCTGACCGGCGCGCCGGGGCCGACTCTCGTTTACGACCTGCGCGCCGCCGACGTGGCGGCGGGCGGGCAGGGGGCGCCGCTGGTGCCGGTCTATCACCGGGCGCTGGCGCGGGGCCTGTCGCTGCCGGGGCCCCTGCTGGTGCTCAATCTCGGGGGGGTGGCCAACATCACCTTCATCGACGGCGAGGCGAACCCCATCGCCTGCGACACCGGCCCGGCCAACGCGCTGATCGACGATTTCATGAAGGCGCGCACCGGCGTGCCGCTCGACCGCGACGGCGCGGCGGCCGCCATGGGCCGGGTCGACGAGGCGGCGCTGGTGCGGCTTCTGGATCATCCCTTCTTCGCCCGGCGCCCGCCGAAGTCGCTCGACCGCAACGATTTCCGCGCCTGGGTCGCGGCGCAGGGCGGCCTCGAGGCGATGAGCGTGGAGGATGGCACCGCGACCCTCACGGCACTGACCGCCGCCTGTGTCGGCGCGGTGCTGGCGCATCTCCCCACCCGCCCGGCGACGCTGATCGCGGCCGGCGGCGGGGCGCACAACCCGACGCTGCTGCGCTTCCTGCGCGAGCGGCTGGGCGTCGAGGTGAGGGCGGCCGATGCGGTGGGCTGGTCCACCGACGCGCTGGAAGCGCAGGCCTTCGCCTTTCTCGCGGTGCGCGCGCTGCGCGGCCTGCCGCTGAGCTTTCCCACCACGACCGGCGTGCCCCGCCCGCTCTCCGGTGGCGTCATCGTCCCGCCGGCACCGGCTGCATGA
- a CDS encoding alpha/beta hydrolase encodes MPEVIFTGEKGRLEGRYQPAKQRHAPIAIILHPHPQFGGTMNNPVVYNLYYQFVNRGFSTLRFNFRGVGRSQGTFDHGQGELADAAAALDWAQSINPDARACWIAGFSFGAWIGMQLLMRRPEVEGFISIAAPANLYDFSFLAPCPSSGLFVHGDKDAVVPFSAVTGLVEKLKTQKGIVIDQQTVPGANHFFDGKTEDLMEVVGAYLDKRLPETAKKTSAA; translated from the coding sequence ATGCCTGAGGTCATCTTCACCGGCGAGAAGGGGCGGCTCGAAGGCCGCTACCAGCCGGCCAAGCAGCGCCACGCGCCCATCGCCATCATCCTGCATCCGCACCCGCAGTTCGGCGGGACGATGAACAACCCGGTCGTCTACAACCTCTACTACCAGTTCGTGAATCGCGGCTTCTCGACGCTGCGCTTCAACTTTCGGGGCGTGGGCCGCAGCCAGGGCACGTTCGACCACGGGCAGGGCGAGCTGGCGGACGCCGCCGCCGCGCTCGACTGGGCGCAGTCCATCAACCCGGACGCGCGGGCCTGCTGGATCGCCGGCTTCTCCTTCGGCGCCTGGATCGGCATGCAACTGCTGATGCGCCGCCCGGAGGTCGAGGGCTTCATCTCGATCGCCGCGCCGGCCAACCTCTACGACTTCTCCTTCCTCGCCCCCTGCCCGTCCTCCGGCCTGTTCGTGCATGGCGACAAGGACGCGGTGGTGCCGTTCTCGGCCGTCACCGGCCTCGTCGAGAAGCTGAAGACGCAGAAGGGCATCGTCATCGACCAGCAGACCGTGCCGGGCGCCAACCACTTCTTCGACGGCAAGACCGAGGATCTGATGGAGGTTGTCGGCGCCTATCTCGACAAGCGCCTGCCCGAGACCGCCAAGAAGACCAGCGCCGCCTGA
- a CDS encoding cysteine desulfurase family protein has protein sequence MNERIYLDNNATSPVRPEARAALLAALDATGNGSSVHSEGRAARAVMEAARGHVAALVGAEPRGVIFTSCGTEADTLALTPDYRRGEEPLVLDVLLVSAVEHAAVLRGHRFPADRVEVLPVDARGRVRLDALDAALARHAAAGRRALVSVMVANNETGVIQPVAEVARRAHAQGALVHTDAVQAAGRIRVSLPELGADLLSVSAHKIGGAPGAGALVIADPELRPAAVFAGGGQERGLRAGSENVPAIAAFGAAAERAAALVDTDRTRIQALRERLEDALRCEFPELVLLVGDVDRLPNTSCLALPGVPAETFVIALDLAGVAASAGAACSSGKVAASHVLSAMGVPERIARSAIRLSFGWSSGEEDLDRALGVFRRVLPGLLRRRAAA, from the coding sequence ATGAACGAACGCATCTATCTCGACAACAATGCGACATCCCCGGTCCGGCCGGAAGCCCGCGCGGCGCTTCTGGCGGCGCTGGACGCGACCGGCAACGGTTCGTCCGTGCACAGCGAGGGACGGGCGGCGCGCGCTGTGATGGAGGCCGCGCGCGGTCACGTGGCCGCCCTCGTCGGCGCCGAGCCGCGCGGTGTGATCTTCACCTCTTGCGGCACTGAGGCCGACACGCTGGCGCTGACGCCCGACTACCGCCGCGGCGAGGAGCCGCTGGTGCTCGACGTGCTGCTGGTGAGCGCTGTCGAGCATGCGGCCGTTCTGCGCGGCCATCGTTTTCCCGCCGATCGCGTCGAGGTGCTGCCGGTGGACGCGCGCGGGCGCGTTCGCCTTGATGCTCTCGACGCGGCGCTCGCGCGCCATGCCGCCGCCGGCCGGCGGGCGCTGGTGTCGGTGATGGTGGCCAATAACGAGACCGGCGTGATCCAGCCGGTTGCCGAGGTGGCGCGCCGCGCCCACGCCCAAGGCGCGCTGGTGCATACCGACGCGGTGCAGGCGGCCGGTCGCATCCGGGTATCGCTGCCCGAGCTTGGCGCCGACCTGCTGTCGGTATCGGCGCACAAGATCGGCGGCGCCCCGGGCGCCGGTGCGCTGGTGATCGCCGATCCCGAACTGCGTCCGGCGGCGGTCTTTGCCGGCGGCGGGCAGGAGCGCGGCCTGCGCGCGGGCAGCGAGAACGTTCCCGCCATTGCCGCCTTCGGGGCGGCGGCCGAGCGCGCGGCGGCCCTTGTGGACACCGACCGGACGCGCATTCAAGCCTTGCGTGAAAGGCTTGAAGACGCTCTAAGGTGCGAGTTTCCCGAGCTCGTCCTGCTCGTCGGCGATGTCGATCGCCTGCCGAACACGTCGTGCCTCGCCCTGCCGGGCGTCCCGGCCGAGACCTTCGTGATCGCGCTCGATCTGGCGGGCGTGGCGGCGAGCGCCGGCGCGGCCTGCTCGTCGGGCAAGGTGGCGGCCTCGCACGTGCTGTCGGCGATGGGCGTGCCCGAGCGCATCGCGCGCTCGGCGATCCGGCTGTCCTTCGGCTGGTCGAGCGGGGAAGAGGATCTGGACCGGGCGCTGGGCGTTTTCCGCCGGGTGCTGCCGGGCCTTTTGCGCCGCCGCGCGGCGGCGTGA
- the sufB gene encoding Fe-S cluster assembly protein SufB yields MPAVQETVDQVRSIDVDQYKYGFFTDIESEKAPKGLNEDTVRFISAKKNEPEWMLEWRLEAFRRWQTMQEPEWARVSYPRIDYQDLYYYSAPKRPTQLSIDDIDPEILKTYEKLGIPLRERDALLGIASGGSKVAVDAVFDSVSVATTFKEELSRAGVIFMPISEAIREYPDLVRKYLGSVVPVTDNFFATLNSAVFSDGSFVYVPKGVRCPMELSTYFRINERNTGQFERTLIIADEGAYVSYLEGCTAPQRDENQLHAAVVELVALDDAEIKYSTVQNWYPGDKDGKGGIYNFVTKRGDCRGDRSKISWTQVETGSAITWKYPSCILRGDNSQGEFYSIAISNGYQQVDSGTKMIHLGKNTSSRIISKGIAAGHSDNTYRGLVSAHRKATGARNFTNCDSLLIGDKCGAHTVPYIESKNSSAQFEHEATTSKISDDQLFYCRQRGLDPEEATALIVNGFVKDVLQQLPMEFAVEAQKLIAVSLEGSVG; encoded by the coding sequence ATGCCGGCCGTACAGGAGACAGTGGACCAGGTCCGCTCCATTGATGTCGATCAGTACAAGTACGGGTTCTTCACCGATATCGAGTCCGAGAAGGCTCCCAAGGGCCTGAACGAGGACACGGTCCGCTTTATTTCGGCCAAGAAGAACGAGCCCGAATGGATGCTGGAATGGCGGCTGGAGGCATTTCGCCGCTGGCAGACCATGCAGGAGCCGGAATGGGCGCGGGTGAGCTATCCGCGCATCGATTATCAGGATCTGTATTACTATTCCGCGCCCAAGCGGCCGACGCAGCTGTCGATCGACGATATCGACCCGGAGATCCTGAAGACCTACGAGAAGCTGGGCATCCCGCTGCGCGAGCGCGACGCGCTGCTCGGCATCGCCAGCGGCGGCTCGAAGGTCGCGGTCGACGCGGTGTTCGACTCGGTCTCGGTGGCGACCACCTTCAAGGAGGAGCTTTCGCGGGCCGGCGTCATCTTCATGCCGATCTCGGAGGCGATCCGCGAGTACCCCGATCTGGTGCGCAAGTATCTCGGTTCGGTGGTGCCAGTGACGGACAACTTCTTCGCAACGCTGAACTCGGCGGTATTTTCCGACGGTTCCTTTGTCTACGTGCCCAAGGGCGTGCGCTGCCCGATGGAGCTGTCGACCTATTTCCGCATCAACGAGCGCAACACCGGCCAGTTCGAGCGCACGCTCATCATCGCCGATGAAGGCGCCTATGTGAGCTATCTCGAAGGCTGCACCGCCCCGCAGCGCGACGAGAACCAGCTCCACGCCGCCGTGGTCGAGCTGGTCGCGCTCGACGATGCCGAGATCAAGTACTCGACGGTGCAGAACTGGTATCCCGGCGACAAGGACGGCAAGGGCGGCATCTACAACTTCGTCACCAAGCGCGGCGACTGCCGTGGCGACCGTTCGAAGATTTCGTGGACGCAGGTCGAGACCGGCTCGGCGATCACCTGGAAGTACCCGAGCTGCATCCTGCGCGGCGACAATTCGCAGGGCGAGTTCTATTCCATCGCCATCTCGAACGGCTACCAGCAGGTCGACAGCGGCACCAAGATGATCCATCTCGGCAAGAACACGTCGAGCCGCATCATCTCCAAGGGCATCGCCGCCGGGCACTCGGACAACACCTATCGCGGTCTCGTCTCGGCGCACCGCAAGGCGACCGGGGCGCGCAACTTCACCAACTGCGATTCCCTGCTCATCGGCGACAAATGCGGCGCGCATACCGTGCCCTACATCGAGAGCAAGAACTCCTCCGCGCAGTTCGAGCACGAGGCCACCACCTCGAAGATCTCCGACGACCAGCTGTTCTACTGCCGCCAGCGCGGGCTCGATCCCGAAGAGGCAACGGCGCTGATCGTCAACGGCTTCGTCAAGGACGTGCTTCAGCAGCTTCCGATGGAGTTCGCCGTCGAGGCCCAGAAGCTGATCGCGGTGAGCCTCGAAGGCTCGGTGGGCTGA
- the sufC gene encoding Fe-S cluster assembly ATPase SufC, translated as MALLEIDNLHAKIDGEHGKEILKGLSLTVNPGEVHAIMGPNGSGKSTLSYILAGKEDYEVTEGSVTLDGEDLLEMEIDERAAKGVFLAFQYPVEVPGVATMTFLRSALNAQRKKRGEEEISTPDFLRLVKDKAANLGISQDMLRRGVNVGFSGGEKKRAEILQMAILEPKVAILDETDSGLDIDALKVVSEGVNALRSPDRAMIVITHYQRLLNHIVPDFVHVMHKGRIVRSGGKELALELEANGYAEYQQDAA; from the coding sequence ATGGCCCTGCTCGAAATCGACAACCTGCACGCCAAGATCGACGGCGAACACGGCAAGGAGATCCTCAAGGGTCTCTCGCTGACGGTGAATCCCGGCGAGGTGCACGCCATCATGGGGCCGAACGGCTCCGGCAAGTCGACGCTGTCCTACATCCTCGCCGGCAAGGAAGACTACGAGGTCACGGAAGGCTCGGTGACGCTCGATGGCGAGGACCTGCTGGAGATGGAAATCGACGAGCGCGCCGCCAAGGGCGTTTTCCTCGCCTTCCAGTACCCGGTCGAGGTGCCCGGCGTCGCCACCATGACCTTCCTGCGCTCGGCGCTGAACGCGCAGCGCAAGAAGCGCGGCGAGGAGGAAATCTCCACCCCCGACTTCCTGCGTCTCGTGAAGGACAAGGCCGCCAATCTCGGCATCAGCCAGGACATGCTGCGGCGCGGCGTCAATGTCGGCTTCTCCGGCGGCGAGAAGAAGCGCGCCGAGATCCTGCAGATGGCGATCCTCGAGCCGAAGGTCGCGATCCTCGACGAGACCGATTCCGGCCTCGACATCGATGCGCTCAAGGTCGTGTCCGAGGGCGTCAACGCGCTGCGCTCGCCCGACCGCGCGATGATCGTCATCACCCACTATCAGCGCCTGCTCAACCACATCGTTCCGGACTTCGTGCATGTGATGCACAAGGGCCGCATCGTGCGCTCGGGCGGCAAGGAACTGGCGCTGGAGCTGGAAGCCAACGGCTATGCCGAGTACCAGCAGGACGCGGCGTGA